The Equus caballus isolate H_3958 breed thoroughbred chromosome 22, TB-T2T, whole genome shotgun sequence genome window below encodes:
- the GCNT7 gene encoding beta-1,3-galactosyl-O-glycosyl-glycoprotein beta-1,6-N-acetylglucosaminyltransferase 7 isoform X1, translating into MSQLRVTRPGLLVCTAICIFIFLYLRNPAPEEPEEEPTYPAVVECGFYPEELCSALFDGKGAAPQVAKFCKNPHRAEILAHLHTPRNCSRISQELHFITRPLSAEEGNFSLAYIITVHKELAMFVRLLRAIYVPQNVYCIHVDKKAPKKYKTAVQTLVNCFENIFMSSKTEKVAYTGFPRLKADINCMKDLVHSKFQWNYVINLGGQDFPIKTNKEIIHYIRSKWNDKNITPGVIQPPNTKSKTSQSHPELAPEGSIYVSPNQRFKHEPPRNLTIYFGSAYYVLTRKFVEFALTDIRAKDMLQWSKDIHSPERHYWVTLNRLKDAPGATPNAGWEGNIRAIKWRSEEGNVHDGCKGHYAQESCVYGPGDLPWIIQSPSLFANKVDPSTDPLVVTCLERWHRLKVLQQAEVPVEAHWHFQQESHFNTRLNR; encoded by the exons ATGAGCCAGCTGCGAGTCACAAGGCCGGGACTTCTCGTGTGCACGGCCATCTGCATCTTCATCTTTCTTTATTTAAGGAATCCAGCTCCCGAGGAACCAGAGGAGGAACCCACCTACCCAGCAGTAGTGGAGTGTGGCTTTTATCCAGAGGAACTGTGTTCAGCTTTATTTGATGGGAAAGGGGCAGCCCCCCAAGTTGCAAAATTTTGTAAAAACCCTCACAGAGCTGAAATACTTGCTCATTTACACACACCACGAAACTGCTCCAGGATTTCCCAGGAGTTGCATTTCATAACCAGACCCCTGTCTGCAGAAGAGGGCAATTTCTCCTTGGCATATATTATAACTGTTCATAAGGAGCTGGCTATGTTCGTGCGGCTTCTCAGAGCTATTTATGTACCTCAAAATGTTTACTGTATTCATGTCGATAAAAAGGCCCCAAAGAAGTACAAGACTGCTGTGCAAACCCTGGttaattgttttgaaaatatttttatgtcatcAAAGACAGAGAAAGTGGCTTACACTGGCTTTCCCAGACTAAAGGCAGATATTAATTGTATGAAAGATCTAGTCCATTCCAAATTTCAATGGAACTACGTCATTAATCTTGGTGGACAAGACTTTCCAATCAAAACCAACAAAGAAATTATCCACTACATCAGGAGCAAATGGAACGATAAAAATATCACTCCTGGAGTAATCCAACCACCGAACACTAAATCCAAGACAAGTCAAAGTCATCCCGAACTCGCCCCTGAAGGAAGTATCTATGTCTCTCCCAATCAAAGATTCAAACATGAACCGCCCCGTAACTTAACAATTTATTTTGGAAGCGCTTACTACGTACTAACGAGGAAATTTGTAGAGTTTGCACTGACTGACATCCGTGCAAAAGACATGCTTCAGTGGTCCAAAGACATCCACAGCCCAGAGCGACATTACTGGGTGACTCTGAACCGACTGAAAG ATGCTCCGGGTGCCACACCAAACGCTGGCTGGGAAGGAAACATTCGAGCCATTAAATGGAGAAGCGAGGAGGGAAATGTTCACGATGGATGTaaag GCCACTATGCCCAGGAGAGCTGTGTGTATGGCCCAGGAGACTTGCCGTGGATCATTCAATCACCTTCTTTGTTTGCCAACAAAGTCGACCCTTCAACAGACCCTCTTGTGGTGACGTGCTTGGAGAGGTGGCACAGACTTAAAGTCCTACAGCAGGCAGAGGTTCCTGTGGAAGCACACTGGCATTTTCAACAGGAGAGTCACTTTAATACGAGACTGAACCGCTGA
- the GCNT7 gene encoding beta-1,3-galactosyl-O-glycosyl-glycoprotein beta-1,6-N-acetylglucosaminyltransferase 7 isoform X3: MSQLRVTRPGLLVCTAICIFIFLYLRNPAPEEPEEEPTYPAVVECGFYPEELCSALFDGKGAAPQVAKFCKNPHRAEILAHLHTPRNCSRISQELHFITRPLSAEEGNFSLAYIITVHKELAMFVRLLRAIYVPQNVYCIHVDKKAPKKYKTAVQTLVNCFENIFMSSKTEKVAYTGFPRLKADINCMKDLVHSKFQWNYVINLGGQDFPIKTNKEIIHYIRSKWNDKNITPGVIQPPNTKSKTSQSHPELAPEGSIYVSPNQRFKHEPPRNLTIYFGSAYYVLTRKFVEFALTDIRAKDMLQWSKDIHSPERHYWVTLNRLKDAPGATPNAGWEGNIRAIKWRSEEGNVHDGCKGNNERA; encoded by the exons ATGAGCCAGCTGCGAGTCACAAGGCCGGGACTTCTCGTGTGCACGGCCATCTGCATCTTCATCTTTCTTTATTTAAGGAATCCAGCTCCCGAGGAACCAGAGGAGGAACCCACCTACCCAGCAGTAGTGGAGTGTGGCTTTTATCCAGAGGAACTGTGTTCAGCTTTATTTGATGGGAAAGGGGCAGCCCCCCAAGTTGCAAAATTTTGTAAAAACCCTCACAGAGCTGAAATACTTGCTCATTTACACACACCACGAAACTGCTCCAGGATTTCCCAGGAGTTGCATTTCATAACCAGACCCCTGTCTGCAGAAGAGGGCAATTTCTCCTTGGCATATATTATAACTGTTCATAAGGAGCTGGCTATGTTCGTGCGGCTTCTCAGAGCTATTTATGTACCTCAAAATGTTTACTGTATTCATGTCGATAAAAAGGCCCCAAAGAAGTACAAGACTGCTGTGCAAACCCTGGttaattgttttgaaaatatttttatgtcatcAAAGACAGAGAAAGTGGCTTACACTGGCTTTCCCAGACTAAAGGCAGATATTAATTGTATGAAAGATCTAGTCCATTCCAAATTTCAATGGAACTACGTCATTAATCTTGGTGGACAAGACTTTCCAATCAAAACCAACAAAGAAATTATCCACTACATCAGGAGCAAATGGAACGATAAAAATATCACTCCTGGAGTAATCCAACCACCGAACACTAAATCCAAGACAAGTCAAAGTCATCCCGAACTCGCCCCTGAAGGAAGTATCTATGTCTCTCCCAATCAAAGATTCAAACATGAACCGCCCCGTAACTTAACAATTTATTTTGGAAGCGCTTACTACGTACTAACGAGGAAATTTGTAGAGTTTGCACTGACTGACATCCGTGCAAAAGACATGCTTCAGTGGTCCAAAGACATCCACAGCCCAGAGCGACATTACTGGGTGACTCTGAACCGACTGAAAG ATGCTCCGGGTGCCACACCAAACGCTGGCTGGGAAGGAAACATTCGAGCCATTAAATGGAGAAGCGAGGAGGGAAATGTTCACGATGGATGTaaag
- the LOC100054838 gene encoding protein FAM209, producing MRMLKWFLFLPLCLSCGYAFMFSSLRDRAKEPQGKVPCGGHFRMRQNLPEHAQGWLGSKWLWLIFVIVLYATLKFRGDGEKSKEQNPPGLRGCSFRSPLKKNQIASPSKDYAFNTLTQLEMDLVKFVSKVQNMKVVMATSGNLRIQNSEVPADPQHNITIYEIWGEEESE from the exons ATGCGGATGCTGAAATGGTTCTTGTTCTTGCCTCTGTGCCTCTCCTGCGGCTAtgcctttatgttttcttctctgaGAGACAGAGCCAAGGAACCCCAGGGAAAGGTGCCTTGCGGAGGGCACTTCCGGATGAGGCAGAATCTGCCAGAGCATGCCCAAGGCTGGCTTGGGAGCAAATGGCTCTggcttatttttgttattgtgcTGTATGCAACACTGAAGTTTCGAGGAGACGGTGAGAAGAGTAAG GAGCAGAATCCTCCTGGCCTTCGAGGCTGTTCATTTCGCTCTCcactaaagaaaaatcaaattgcTTCCCCCAGCAAAGACTATGCATTCAATACCTTAACCCAGCTCGAGATGGACCTTGTGAAATTTGTGTCCAAGGTGCAGAATATGAAAGTCGTCATGGCAACTAGCGGTAACCTGAGGATTCAGAACTCAGAGGTGCCTGCAGACCCACAACATAATATTACGATATATGAAATATGGGGCGAAGAAGAGTCCGAATAA